A DNA window from Vigna angularis cultivar LongXiaoDou No.4 chromosome 1, ASM1680809v1, whole genome shotgun sequence contains the following coding sequences:
- the LOC108323192 gene encoding leucine-rich repeat receptor-like serine/threonine-protein kinase BAM1, which translates to MRLFLCSLFFFLFHSHTLHAARISEYRALISFKASSITDDPTNALSSWNTTTPYCSWFAVTCDSRRHVTILNLTSLSLSGTLYDDLSHLPFLSYLSLADNQFSGPIPSSFSALSALRHLNLSNNAFNATFPSNLARLANLQVLDLYNNNMTGPLPLAVAAMPLLRHLHLGGNFFAGQIPPEYGTWQHLQYLAVSGNELTGNIPPELGNLTALRELYIGYYNAYSGGIPPEIGNLSQLVRFDAAYCGLSGDIPADLGRLQNMDTLFLQVNALSGSLTPELGNLKSLKSMDLSNNVLSGEVPASFAELKNLTLLNLFRNKLHGAIPEFVGELPALEVLQLWENNFTGSIPQSLGRNGKLTLVDLSSNKLTGMLPPDMCYGNRLQTLITLGNYLLGPIPDSLGKCESLNRIRMGENFLNGSIPVGLFGLPKLTQVELQNNLLTGQFPEGGSVAVNLGQISLSNNKLSGPLPPTIGNFTSMQKLLLDGNKFSGQIPSQIGRLQQLSKIDFSHNQFSGPIAPEISKCKLLTFIDLSRNELSGEIPNQITAMRILNDLNLSRNHLVGSIPGSIASMQSLTSVDFSYNNLSGLVPGTGQFGYFNYTSFLGNTELCGPYLGPCKDGVANGPRQPHVKGPLSSSLKLLLVIGLLVCSIAFAVAAIIKARALKRASEARAWKLTAFQRLDFTADDVMDCLKEDNIIGKGGAGIVYKGAMPNGDQVAVKRLPAMSRGSSHDHGFNAEIQTLGRIRHRHIVRLLGFCSNHETNLLVYEYMPNGSLGEVLHGKKGGHLHWDTRYKIAVEAAKGLCYLHHDCSPLIVHRDVKSNNILLDSNFEAHVADFGLAKFLQDSGTSECMSAIAGSYGYIAPEYAYTLKVDEKSDVYSFGVVLLELVTGRKPVGEFGDGVDIVQWVRKMTDSNKEGVLKVLDPRLPSVPLHEVMHVFYVAMLCVEEQAVERPTMREVVQILTELPKPPSSKQGDLTESSLSSSNILESPTTESKEPKDNQRPPQSPPPDLLSI; encoded by the exons ATGCGACTCTTCCTttgttctctcttcttcttcctcttccattCTCACACACTCCATGCTGCGCGCATCTCAGAATATCGCGCGCTTATCTCTTTTAAAGCGTCTTCCATAACCGACGACCCTACCAATGCTCTCTCCTCCTGGAACACCACCACTCCCTACTGTTCCTGGTTCGCTGTCACGTGCGACTCCCGCCGCCACGTCACCATCCTTAACCTCACCTCCTTGTCCCTCTCCGGCACACTCTACGATGACCTCTCCCACCTCCCTTTCCTCTCCTACCTCTCCCTCGCCGACAACCAGTTCTCCGGTCCAATCCCCTCCTCCTTCTCCGCACTCTCCGCCCTCCGCCATCTCAACCTCTCAAACAACGCCTTCAACGCCACCTTCCCCTCCAACCTCGCCCGCCTCGCCAATCTCCAAGTCCTTGACCTCTACAACAACAATATGACCGGTCCCCTCCCCCTCGCCGTCGCCGCCATGCCCCTCCTCCGCCACCTCCACCTCGGCGGCAACTTTTTCGCCGGCCAGATCCCTCCCGAGTATGGCACCTGGCAGCACCTCCAGTACCTCGCCGTCTCCGGCAACGAGCTCACGGGAAACATCCCTCCGGAGCTTGGAAACCTCACCGCGCTTCGCGAGCTCTACATTGGCTACTACAACGCTTACTCCGGCGGCATCCCGCCGGAAATTGGAAACCTGTCCCAGCTTGTCCGTTTCGATGCCGCGTATTGCGGACTCTCCGGCGATATTCCGGCTGACCTCGGAAGGCTTCAGAATATGGACACGCTCTTTCTTCAGGTGAATGCGCTCTCCGGCTCGCTCACTCCTGAGCTGGGGAACCTGAAGAGTCTCAAGTCGATGGATCTGTCCAACAACGTTCTCTCCGGCGAGGTTCCGGCCAGCTTTGCGGAGCTCAAGAATCTCACTTTGCTTAACCTCTTCCGGAACAAGCTCCACGGTGCGATTCCAGAATTTGTCGGAGAGCTACCGGCGCTGGAGGTTTTGCAGCTATGGGAAAACAACTTCACGGGAAGCATTCCTCAGAGTCTGGGAAGAAATGGAAAACTCACTCTCGTTGATCTTTCTTCGAACAAGTTGACGGGAATGCTTCCTCCTGATATGTGCTACGGGAATCGTCTTCAGACTCTGATAACTCTCGGGAACTATCTGCTCGGTCCCATTCCCGATTCGCTTGGGAAGTGCGAGTCTCTGAATAGGATTCGAATGGGTGAGAACTTTCTTAATGGTTCTATTCCTGTTGGTCTATTTGGGCTTCCCAAACTCACCCAAGTAGAGCTTCAGAACAATCTTCTCACTGGACAGTTTCCTGAGGGTGGTTCCGTTGCTGTTAATCTCGGTCAGATCAGTCTCTCTAATAACAAGCTCTCTGGGCCGTTGCCACCCACCATTGGAAACTTCACCAGCATGCAGAAGCTTCTTCTCGACGGTAACAAGTTTTCGGGTCAAATCCCTTCGCAGATAGGCAGGCTGCAGCAGCTCTCCAAGATTGATTTTAGCCATAATCAGTTTTCGGGCCCCATTGCTCCCGAGATAAGCAAGTGCAAGCTTTTGACCTTCATTGACCTCAGCCGAAATGAGCTCTCTGGTGAGATTCCAAATCAGATAACTGCCATGCGGATATTGAATGATCTCAACCTTTCAAGAAACCATTTAGTTGGCTCAATTCCAGGCTCCATAGCTTCAATGCAAAGTTTAACATCTGTTGATTTTTCCTACAACAATCTCTCTGGTTTGGTTCCAGGAACCGGGCAGTTCGGCTACTTTAACTATACCTCTTTCCTAGGAAACACTGAACTCTGTGGTCCTTATTTGGGTCCTTGTAAAGACGGGGTTGCCAATGGCCCTCGTCAACCTCATGTTAAAGGTCCTCTCTCTTCTTCGTTGAAGCTTCTTTTAGTTATAGGGTTGCTTGTGTGCTCCATCGCATTTGCTGTTGCGGCAATAATCAAAGCTCGGGCTTTGAAAAGGGCTAGTGAAGCTCGTGCGTGGAAATTAACTGCGTTCCAGCGTTTGGACTTCACTGCTGATGATGTTATGGACTGCTTGAAGGAGGACAACATAATAGGAAAAGGAGGTGCAGGCATTGTGTACAAAGGTGCAATGCCGAATGGGGATCAGGTTGCTGTGAAAAGGTTACCTGCCATGAGCAGGGGATCTTCGCATGATCATGGTTTCAATGCTGAGATTCAGACATTGGGGAGGATTCGACACAGACACATTGTTAGACTGTTGGGTTTCTGTTCAAACCACGAGACAAATCTCTTGGTGTATGAGTATATGCCTAATGGAAGTTTGGGTGAGGTTCTTCATGGCAAGAAAGGTGGTCATTTGCATTGGGACACAAGGTATAAGATTGCTGTGGAGGCCGCGAAGGGCCTGTGCTATCTACATCATGACTGTTCGCCACTCATTGTCCATCGAGATGTTAAATCCAACAATATCCTTCTTGATTCTAACTTTGAAGCTCATGTTGCGGACTTTGGGCTCGCTAAGTTCCTGCAAGATTCTGGAACATCTGAATGCATGTCTGCAATTGCCGGTTCGTATGGATACATAGCTCCAG AGTATGCCTACACGTTAAAAGTTGATGAGAAAAGCGACGTTTACAGCTTTGGAGTTGTTCTTTTGGAGCTTGTAACAGGCAGGAAACCAGTTGGGGAGTTTGGTGATGGTGTGGACATTGTGCAGTGGGTGAGGAAAATGACGGATTCAAACAAGGAAGGAGTTCTAAAGGTTCTTGATCCTAGACTTCCATCAGTTCCTCTCCATGAGGTGATGCATGTTTTCTATGTAGCCATGCTATGTGTTGAAGAACAGGCAGTGGAGCGACCTACTATGCGAGAAGTTGTTCAAATTCTCACCGAGCTTCCAAAGCCACCGAGCTCTAAACAGGGGGACTTGACGGAGTCCTCTCTGTCATCATCTAACATTTTAGAGTCTCCAACCACGGAATCCAAGGAACCTAAAGATAATCAACGCCCTCCTCAGTCTCCACCACCCGATCTTCTTAGCATTTGA